One genomic window of Polyangium aurulentum includes the following:
- a CDS encoding carboxypeptidase regulatory-like domain-containing protein, producing MMTGPGKTRAWLFVVLGLVVAAVAGWALWARSGKTTAGGAQPPASASSPRGAERSRGRTARLPENGSITGRVTDPAGAPVAGATVCATAGSNMMPFDQAEPKCTPAAQDGQYRIADLVPGRFTLFASAPGYRPGSYASPDPERARFVDLRAGEARTGVDFKLPRGGVEVKGLVKDVGGGAIAGALVTLHGWMGPSQGAVVTRSDAEGAFSAWLDEGQFIARASAEGYADGWKDGAAPGPAVEILLTPGSALVGRVVESGTGEPVAGAKIDPGLEQSMGLSSSKAVMSDEEGHFRVEGLSPGRYKPSARAPGGFGQARESVLLGVGEVSGEVVIEMHAAHSIAGRVVVAPGGEPCKTGSVALVSPTGAGMLQAALDADGWARFEGLLPGSSYDVFVHCPDHAMEPKYPPVKVGDADIEDLVWSVRAGLSLRGRVVDREDKPVRASIHAAPVEAVMAGGGFTQNDDDGRFVLRGLLPGKYRLGANAEGHIPPEPLEVEVDERAPEVTITVDSGGTIEGTVTDEDRRPIAGAEIMITPMGPSAGPMVGRWGPPARSRADGAFVQKGVAPGDYRVWAMQGGAPLRAAGGSGEGGEGAFGVPVSVKAGTPARVAIVVERQGGEIHGRVVDESGKPVTDAFIDATREAEGAGMRGAAPTPPWGGGYNSTVLTDTEGEFVVGNLGRGTYTVHAYRKGGGSAFVEHAKVGDTVTLTIQRTAAIAGTVSVPGGAPPDQFTIRLVNQGAAFFRSESFVFTNGAFSISDVPEGKYQISAEAPQGTASVELTLAKGERRSDVAIALAARTSVRGQVVSLEDGAPMAGVNVMAHSRTGMGAGMHRQVVTDGAGQFELQEVPSGPIMVMCMPADPMGTGYDVAAIPIAVQAGAPLDLGRIPMPKRRMKPGDVPGDLGFSLKEPSPWADLAVRSFEVTAVRPEGPAAAADLRVGDVIVSVDGHDVTGKMSYLYGSLTNLPEGTKVTLGVARGAAVTLVAAKAALPSMPPGMAPPAEPAPPPPDP from the coding sequence ATGATGACGGGACCTGGAAAGACACGGGCGTGGCTCTTCGTCGTGCTCGGGCTTGTCGTGGCGGCAGTCGCGGGCTGGGCGCTGTGGGCTCGCTCGGGAAAAACGACGGCGGGCGGCGCGCAGCCTCCGGCGAGCGCCTCCTCGCCCCGCGGCGCAGAACGCTCGCGGGGCCGGACCGCGCGGCTGCCCGAGAACGGGAGCATCACGGGACGGGTGACGGATCCCGCAGGCGCGCCCGTCGCCGGGGCCACGGTGTGCGCCACGGCCGGATCGAACATGATGCCGTTCGATCAGGCCGAGCCGAAGTGCACCCCCGCGGCGCAGGACGGCCAATACAGGATCGCGGATCTCGTCCCCGGCCGCTTCACGCTCTTCGCCTCGGCCCCGGGCTACCGGCCCGGAAGCTATGCCTCGCCCGACCCGGAGCGCGCGCGCTTCGTGGATCTGCGCGCGGGCGAGGCGCGCACCGGCGTCGATTTCAAGCTCCCCCGCGGCGGGGTCGAGGTCAAAGGCCTGGTCAAGGACGTGGGCGGCGGTGCAATCGCCGGGGCGCTCGTGACCCTTCACGGCTGGATGGGGCCCTCCCAGGGCGCCGTCGTGACCCGATCCGATGCCGAGGGCGCATTCTCCGCGTGGCTCGACGAGGGGCAATTCATCGCGCGCGCGAGCGCCGAGGGATACGCCGACGGCTGGAAGGACGGGGCCGCGCCAGGGCCGGCGGTCGAGATTCTCCTCACCCCGGGCTCGGCGCTCGTCGGCCGGGTCGTCGAGTCGGGGACCGGGGAGCCCGTCGCCGGCGCGAAGATCGATCCGGGGCTCGAGCAATCCATGGGCCTGTCATCGAGCAAGGCCGTGATGAGCGACGAGGAGGGCCACTTTCGGGTGGAGGGGCTGTCGCCCGGTCGTTACAAGCCGAGCGCCCGCGCCCCGGGCGGGTTTGGCCAGGCGCGCGAGAGCGTGCTGCTCGGGGTGGGCGAGGTCTCGGGCGAGGTCGTGATCGAAATGCACGCGGCGCACAGCATCGCGGGCCGCGTCGTGGTCGCGCCGGGGGGCGAGCCCTGCAAGACCGGCTCGGTCGCCCTCGTGAGCCCGACGGGCGCGGGCATGCTCCAGGCGGCGCTCGACGCCGACGGCTGGGCGCGATTCGAGGGATTGCTCCCGGGCTCGTCGTACGACGTCTTCGTCCATTGCCCCGACCACGCGATGGAGCCGAAATACCCTCCCGTGAAGGTCGGCGACGCGGACATCGAGGACCTCGTCTGGAGCGTCCGCGCCGGGCTTTCGCTGCGGGGTCGGGTCGTGGACCGGGAGGACAAACCCGTCCGCGCCTCGATCCACGCGGCCCCGGTCGAGGCGGTCATGGCGGGCGGCGGGTTCACGCAGAACGACGACGATGGCCGCTTCGTGCTCCGGGGGCTCTTGCCCGGAAAATACCGATTGGGAGCGAACGCCGAGGGCCACATCCCGCCCGAGCCCCTGGAGGTCGAGGTCGACGAGCGCGCCCCCGAGGTGACCATCACGGTGGACAGCGGGGGCACGATCGAGGGGACGGTGACCGACGAGGACCGCCGCCCGATCGCGGGCGCCGAGATCATGATCACGCCCATGGGCCCGAGCGCGGGGCCGATGGTGGGCAGGTGGGGACCGCCCGCGAGATCGCGCGCAGATGGGGCCTTCGTGCAGAAGGGCGTCGCGCCCGGCGATTACCGCGTCTGGGCCATGCAGGGAGGCGCGCCGCTGCGGGCGGCTGGCGGGAGCGGCGAAGGCGGCGAAGGCGCTTTCGGGGTGCCCGTGAGCGTGAAGGCAGGGACCCCCGCGCGTGTGGCCATCGTCGTCGAGCGCCAGGGTGGCGAGATTCACGGGCGCGTCGTCGACGAGAGCGGAAAACCCGTGACGGACGCATTCATCGACGCCACCCGCGAGGCCGAGGGCGCCGGGATGCGGGGCGCCGCGCCGACGCCGCCGTGGGGGGGCGGCTATAACTCGACGGTCCTCACCGACACCGAGGGCGAATTCGTGGTCGGAAACCTCGGCCGAGGGACGTACACGGTCCACGCCTACCGCAAAGGCGGAGGCAGCGCGTTCGTCGAGCACGCCAAGGTTGGCGACACGGTGACGCTCACGATCCAGCGGACGGCCGCGATCGCCGGCACCGTCTCCGTGCCCGGGGGCGCGCCGCCCGATCAATTCACGATTCGCCTCGTGAACCAGGGCGCGGCGTTCTTCCGGAGCGAGTCGTTCGTGTTCACGAATGGCGCCTTTTCGATCAGCGACGTGCCGGAGGGCAAGTACCAGATCTCGGCCGAGGCGCCGCAGGGGACGGCGAGCGTCGAGCTCACGCTGGCGAAGGGCGAGCGCCGGAGCGACGTCGCCATTGCGCTCGCCGCGCGCACCTCGGTCAGGGGGCAGGTGGTCTCGCTCGAGGACGGCGCGCCCATGGCCGGGGTGAACGTGATGGCCCATTCCCGCACCGGCATGGGCGCTGGGATGCACAGGCAGGTCGTCACCGACGGCGCGGGCCAGTTCGAGCTCCAGGAGGTGCCCTCCGGGCCCATCATGGTCATGTGCATGCCCGCCGATCCCATGGGCACGGGGTACGACGTGGCGGCGATCCCCATCGCGGTGCAGGCGGGCGCGCCGCTCGATCTGGGGCGAATCCCCATGCCGAAGCGCCGCATGAAGCCGGGCGATGTCCCCGGCGATCTCGGGTTCTCGCTGAAAGAACCATCGCCCTGGGCCGACCTCGCGGTGCGCTCGTTCGAGGTGACCGCGGTGCGCCCGGAGGGACCGGCTGCCGCGGCGGATCTGCGCGTGGGCGACGTGATCGTCTCGGTCGACGGCCACGATGTCACCGGGAAGATGAGCTATCTTTATGGTTCCCTGACAAACCTGCCCGAGGGGACCAAGGTGACGCTCGGCGTCGCGCGCGGGGCGGCCGTCACGCTCGTGGCCGCGAAGGCGGCGCTGCCCTCCATGCCCCCTGGAATGGCGCCTCCTGCCGAACCAGCCCCGCCCCCTCCTGACCCTTGA
- a CDS encoding DUF5985 family protein: MAAVVYILCALTSLISMALLLRAYWASRVRLLLWSGLCFAGLAGNNVILMLDLFVVPDTDLSLVRQIPALVGVLLLLFGLIWDVRD; this comes from the coding sequence ATGGCAGCCGTCGTATACATCCTGTGCGCATTGACGAGCCTGATCAGCATGGCGCTGCTCCTGCGCGCCTACTGGGCGAGCCGCGTGCGCTTGCTCCTGTGGAGCGGGCTGTGCTTCGCGGGGCTCGCCGGGAACAACGTCATCTTGATGCTGGATCTATTCGTCGTTCCTGACACGGACCTGTCGCTCGTCCGGCAGATCCCTGCGCTGGTCGGCGTGCTGCTGCTCTTGTTCGGCTTGATCTGGGACGTGCGGGATTGA
- a CDS encoding hybrid sensor histidine kinase/response regulator, with the protein MKDESAKVSILVVDDRPDKLMAMEAMLDEMGERIVLAQSGKEALRRLLHEDFAVVLLDVNMPGMDGFETAQLIRQRKRSRLTPIIFLTAFGDTVGAEKGYALGAVDYMLTPVVPEVLRAKVNVFAELFRKTEQVRKQAESLERRAAQMHALNWASISIHAAQSLEAMLDAIAVGARGALGARAAFAALPGSRGGKARYALARTDGREDPRRSREIDFESRGDWIFDLVRAPGAVIRIPGPEHVGRPQRPTAPLPDEEVMAAPLVSADGRAIGWIEAAGASQTSFTADDEQVLILLSRLASVALQNLLFAEEREVNRLKDEFLATLSHELRTPLTAILGWTRILRDTPGDPAKLSRGLEVIERNVGAQSKLIEDLLDVSRIVTDKMRIERKRLHFAPLVEAVVDALRPAAQNKDITLTVMLDGTADVLSGDPDRLRQVVTNLLNNAIKFTPKGGRVDVRLRRTGHELELVVADNGEGIHQDFLPFVFERFRQGDSSSKRSHGGLGIGLALVRHIISLHAGTVIAQSEGPRRGATFIVRLPGEAVVVDFAGPTPPPVGIGISSAAMDLGGLRVLVVEDDADTREILHRILSDHRADVRVASSVREALSLFDATRPDVLVSDISMSGEDGYDFIRQVRRLSPEQGGAIPALALTAHARAEDQARVLAAGFQRHASKPIEPAELVRAVAGLVHDLTRRQMVTASAAGSECPP; encoded by the coding sequence ATGAAGGACGAAAGCGCCAAGGTCAGCATCCTCGTCGTCGATGATCGCCCTGACAAGCTCATGGCCATGGAGGCCATGCTCGATGAAATGGGCGAGCGGATCGTCCTCGCGCAGAGTGGAAAGGAGGCGCTCCGGCGCCTCCTCCACGAGGACTTCGCGGTGGTGCTGCTCGACGTCAACATGCCCGGCATGGATGGCTTCGAGACGGCGCAGCTCATCCGCCAGCGCAAGCGCTCGCGGCTGACGCCGATCATCTTCCTCACCGCGTTCGGAGACACCGTCGGCGCCGAGAAGGGCTACGCGCTCGGCGCCGTCGATTACATGCTGACGCCCGTGGTGCCCGAGGTCCTGCGGGCGAAGGTGAACGTCTTCGCGGAGCTGTTCCGCAAGACGGAGCAGGTCCGCAAGCAGGCCGAGTCCCTCGAGCGGCGCGCGGCGCAGATGCACGCGCTCAACTGGGCGAGCATCTCGATCCACGCCGCGCAGTCGCTCGAGGCCATGCTCGACGCGATCGCCGTGGGCGCGCGCGGGGCGCTCGGGGCGCGCGCGGCGTTCGCGGCGCTCCCCGGCAGCCGCGGCGGCAAGGCCCGCTATGCCCTCGCGCGCACGGACGGGCGCGAGGATCCCCGTCGCTCGCGCGAGATCGATTTCGAGTCGCGCGGCGACTGGATCTTCGATCTCGTGCGCGCGCCCGGGGCCGTCATCCGCATCCCCGGGCCCGAGCACGTGGGCAGGCCGCAGAGGCCCACGGCGCCCCTGCCGGACGAGGAGGTCATGGCCGCGCCGCTCGTCTCCGCGGACGGCCGCGCCATCGGCTGGATCGAGGCCGCGGGCGCGTCGCAGACCTCGTTCACGGCCGACGACGAGCAGGTCTTGATCCTCCTGTCGCGGCTCGCGTCGGTCGCCTTGCAGAACCTCCTCTTCGCCGAGGAGCGCGAGGTGAACCGGCTGAAGGACGAGTTCCTGGCGACGCTCTCGCACGAGCTGCGCACCCCGCTCACGGCCATCCTCGGCTGGACGCGCATCCTGCGCGACACGCCGGGCGATCCCGCGAAGCTGTCGCGCGGGCTCGAGGTCATCGAGCGTAACGTCGGCGCGCAGAGCAAGCTCATCGAGGACCTCCTCGACGTCTCGCGCATCGTGACCGACAAGATGCGCATCGAGCGCAAGCGGCTGCATTTCGCGCCGCTCGTCGAGGCGGTCGTCGACGCGCTCAGGCCCGCGGCGCAGAACAAGGACATCACGCTCACGGTCATGCTCGACGGCACGGCCGACGTCCTCTCGGGTGATCCCGATCGGCTGCGGCAGGTGGTGACCAACCTCCTGAACAACGCCATCAAGTTCACGCCGAAGGGCGGGCGCGTGGACGTCCGGCTGCGCCGCACCGGGCATGAGCTCGAGCTGGTCGTCGCCGACAACGGCGAGGGCATCCATCAGGATTTCCTCCCGTTCGTCTTCGAGCGCTTCCGCCAGGGCGACAGCTCGAGCAAGCGCTCGCACGGCGGCCTCGGCATCGGCCTGGCGCTCGTGCGGCACATCATCTCGTTGCACGCCGGCACGGTGATCGCGCAGAGCGAGGGTCCGCGCCGCGGCGCCACCTTCATCGTGCGCCTGCCGGGCGAGGCCGTCGTCGTCGACTTCGCGGGCCCCACGCCGCCTCCTGTCGGCATCGGCATCAGCAGCGCGGCCATGGACCTCGGCGGCCTGCGCGTGCTCGTGGTCGAGGACGACGCCGACACGCGCGAGATCCTGCATCGGATCCTCTCCGATCACCGCGCGGACGTTCGCGTCGCTTCTTCTGTGCGCGAGGCGCTCTCACTCTTCGACGCGACCCGGCCTGACGTGCTAGTGAGCGATATCTCGATGTCAGGCGAGGACGGCTACGATTTCATCCGCCAGGTTCGGCGGCTGTCGCCCGAGCAGGGCGGGGCGATTCCCGCGCTCGCGCTCACGGCGCATGCGCGGGCCGAGGACCAGGCGCGCGTGCTGGCGGCCGGGTTCCAGCGCCACGCGTCCAAGCCGATCGAGCCTGCGGAGCTGGTGCGTGCGGTGGCCGGGCTCGTGCACGACCTCACGCGCAGGCAGATGGTGACCGCCAGCGCTGCCGGGAGCGAGTGCCCGCCGTGA
- a CDS encoding DUF5985 family protein: MKDFIGGALTIGFWVAALFFFKFWRKTHDRLFAIFSLAFWMMGANRVLITLVKTDEARFPFFYVVRLIAYVLIIYAIVDKNRASSRQSVADAE, encoded by the coding sequence ATGAAGGACTTCATCGGCGGTGCGCTCACCATTGGCTTCTGGGTCGCGGCGCTGTTCTTCTTCAAGTTCTGGCGCAAGACGCACGACCGGCTCTTTGCGATCTTCTCCCTGGCCTTCTGGATGATGGGCGCGAACCGCGTGCTCATCACGCTCGTCAAGACGGACGAGGCGCGCTTTCCCTTCTTCTACGTGGTGCGCCTGATCGCGTACGTGCTGATCATCTACGCCATCGTGGACAAGAATCGCGCGTCGTCCCGGCAGAGCGTGGCAGACGCGGAGTGA